In Oryza sativa Japonica Group chromosome 8, ASM3414082v1, the sequence AGATGGAGTTGTAACCGAAGCTGTAGCAAACAAGCTCCCAACAAGTTGTTTATTTGGCACTATTTGATTGTTCTAAAGCCATAATCTGAACCGCCGACGGCTGGATCAACGGCCGGGAATGGAGATACCCCAACAGGCGACCGGTTCCCCATTTCCCTGGACCGATGTGTTGACCTCCCCTTTCCACTGCACAAGTGCAGAtttccccttcctccggccggATCGGAACGCGGCCACTTCTCCCTCCCAGCTCCCCACCCATCTCATCGTCGTCGCCTCTAGGGTTTCTCTCcccacctcccccctcctccacctcccaaAACCTCGCCCCCTCGCCATGGCCAAGACCAAGCAGGGCAAGCGGGACGTCGACTCCTACACCATCTCCGGCACCAACAAGGTCGTACGAGGTAACGTGCCTCCCCGTCCTCTGATCTCCCGGGTTCTTGATTTCCCTCGggcgagagagaaagaaaaaaaatctgagggGGGCAAGCAATGTGCTGTTGTTTGGTGGGATTGGAGCAGTGGGGGACTGCGTGCTGATGCGGCCGGTGGACTCGGACAACCAGCCGTACGTGGCGCGGGTGGAGAAGATGGAGCTGGACGGGCGCGGGAGCGTGCGGGTGCGGGTGCGGTGGTACTACCGGCCCGAGGAGTCCAAGGGCGGGAGGAGGCAGTTCCATGGCGCCAAGGAGCTCTTCCTCTCCGACCACTTCGACATGCAGAGCGCCAACACCATCGAGGGCAAGTGCGTCGTCCACTCCTTCAAGAACTACACCAAGCTCGACAACGTCGGCCCCGAGGACTTCTTCTGCCGCTTCGAGTACAAGGCCGCCACCGGCGCCTTCACCCCCGACCGCGTCGCCGTGTATGCTTGAATGCTGATTGTTCATTTCCCGTTCCCCAGTGCAATGTTGGATTTGTTCAATTTCCATGGGATGTTAGAATGTTGATTGCTGATTCGTCTCTGCTTgtgttttctttttcgtttttctGAAGATACTGCAAGTGTGAGATGCCATACAACCCGGATGATCTCATGGTGCAGTGCGATGACTGCAAGGACTGGTAATTCCATTAATAAACCGCCTCTGTTATGATGCATTTCAGTCTATATAGTGAATGTACACTGGAAAATCATGGTAACAATAATGAAATTGGCACCCATTCCAGTGCATCTAAATAGCTTGTTAGCTGTTACAGGGTCTATTACTTCTccacccccccccctttttttttagttGGGTGTGTGTGACATATTAACTTCTACATAGAGGGTACTCAGGTACTGAATGAGTGAACGATACGTATTAAGGAAAGGCATATTGTCCTTGGATCTGTAGGAGATGCATATTAAGGACAATTTGTGTTTTCAGTTAATAAGGGTCTTATTATCTAAAAAGTCAAAAAAATCTTTGAAAGGTAGTTGTGGTGCGCTAAAGGGTTCCAAGGAAAGGCTTTATTCTTGCACTAATAACACCAAACAAGAAAAGAGAATCTAATCCAAGGCAAGATAGACCTAGAAGGCCCTTTGACTCAATTAGAGCCTACATTATTCTTGGTCATTAAATCTTCGCATATGGCAAGGATTCAACAATCTAAAAGATTCTAGAAGATTGCAAAACAACATCAAGCTCTTGTACTCTGTTGAGAACACGCTTGTAAAATTTGCGTTTGATTTCACCCCCCTTTTTGCCTAATTAAATTGTCCTaaatgtcatatattaaaatatggaggtattATATTTGTAGCAGTGTAAGTAACTATTATAgttgctaatattttttttatcaagcaCTCAGTTTGTCTAATGCTTTCCAAACGGTAAGCTTCATAACTAGCAtgatatataaatttatttgagCTCTTGTGGAATCATGGGTCCTATGACCTTAGTAGTGCAAAATATGCATGCACACTTCTGAGACATTAGGCACTTGTTTGTCATGTCACTTGACCTCCTCAAAATAAAATTTGTAATATATCTGGCTTTCTTCCAAGTGTTTGTGGTATCAGGACTCAGGACTGGATTCAGATTGTTCACATATACATACAAAGAGATATTGTCCTTTGCATTTTAAATTTCTTTATATGCTTCAAATGTTACTTTTGGCTCCTGCCTTATTTAGATCTAACTGTATGCAGGTTTCATCCTTCATGCATGAGCATGACGATTGAGCAGGCCAAAAAACTAGATCACTTTGTGTGCTCAGATTGTGTCAAGGAAAACGGTGCAAAGAGACCTTCACATGCATATGCAGGTTCAACAAAGTATGAGCCTAAGGTGAGCCTCTTCTTTTCTATATATTATATGGGttgattatttatatttttctgtaGAAAGATAGctagtttttcttttgaaattaatattattattgtgAATCTACCTTCCAGTACCTGGCATTGCTTACTAATTGTGTGATGCTCATTTTATGGGAATGAATGCGTAAATGCTCATAATATAccatattgcttattttttcaacaaatttcttttatttttagttGATTTTCTGTATTTTTTGCAGTGGATTCAAGGTTTTAGCTTGTCAACTGGTATCAGCCTACTattatttccttttctttgaAGGCCATGATTTTGTTTTCTGGCTCACTCTCAGATATATGTGTTACTATCTTCTGCCCATATGAGAGCTTTAAAAGTAAATTACTGAACATTCAAGCATCTTATTTCATGGATGAGATGAGAGCTTTACGCACTTGCTAAATTTGCCAAATGATGACTGGGCTGGAATTGTGCCTGTTCCTTGCAATATTAATAccgttaaaatttaacttagatGGATATCTTCCCTACATTGGTTTATAATTCTTGTGCATATTTTGACATATATATGGTTGTTTTCACTTGCATATATTATTTACATATCTGTTAATGGTTTTGTTCAAATGTAACTTTCATACATTAAGATAGTAAGAGTTTATGTAAAGAAGGCAGCACATGCAATTCCACAATATCATATGCCCTTGAGCTAACAGCTAGATTCCACATTTTAATACATAAAATTGAGGATTTTGCTGGCCATTGgatatattatttataaatGTTAGCATTTCGAAGCAATTCAAGTGCCTGAACACTGAAACTCCTATCATTTGTTGTCTAACATGCATCtattctatttctttttttgtttttttggtttgTGAATGGTAGGCTGAGTCAAAAAGGCAGAGGAGGTGAAAACTCTTGACTGGGTAACATCTGCTGCTGAGGGATACCTTGTGCTTTTCCGTGGCGAAGGTTGAGGTGTACAGTGCAAGAGAACCAAGGCGTCTGCAGAATTCGGCCTTCGCCGCCTCTTAGCCtgttcaagaaaagaaaaaaaaaagaacattatgTTGTGTTGCTGTTAGGAAAACGGCTTCGGCGCAGCTCAGCCGTCGCTACGGCCACGGCTTTGCTGCGCCGGTCGTTTGGTTAGAGGTGGGGGGAGAGAGTTGAACACCAACAACACCTGTGGTGATTGATGACTTGGTTAGCTCTGCGTgcagtgtgtgtgtgttaaCTTAATTCCTGTCAGCAACATTTCCTTTGTGAGATGTGAGCCCTTGTGAGGCTCTGTGACTGATGATGATCGAGAATTTCTCATGTACTCCAGTAGTGTACTACTAGCTTAGCTTATCTCCTTCAGGCTTCAGATGTGTGTGTATTGCATGTAGTCTTGCAGAGCCATTGATGAGGATGTATCGTTGTTGCCTGTCGGCCGCCATTGCTGGCTGCCTCCTCCTGCTGTTCCTGTTCCTGCTTGAAATGTTGCTCTTGTTAATGTTtggctttcttcttcttctgctgctgcttctctgGGCGGCTTGCTTAAACCGAGCCAAGCTTTGGCCGAgtttaggccctctttgtttagacttaggtttattggcctagacttttaagtcagtttattggcttatatgatttataagccagtggatTTAATGTTCTAAGTTTAGTGGTAGAGTCATACATCTGTCTCATATAAgtcaaaaaagcttctccaacctagcttttggcttaatagtgttagagtggcttatggcttcaaaaaagccaaatgaaaaagctgtttgtttgttttggcttagacttttcgacttataagttagcttataagcctaaacaaagatgGCCTTAGttgtaaacttttaacttttccagcacatcaaaatttttctacacacacaaacttctaacttttccgtcgcattgttctaatttcaaccaaaattttaattttatggtggactaaacacaccctttgtACAGTTGGTCCGAACAGATAAGAGTAAGAGACGGCGTCTGTTTTGTGGCTGGCGACGAGGACGaccacgtcgccgtcgcgcaacccatccatccatccatccaaaactCGCGCTCTCATCCACGCGGGGGGAGGAGAAAAACGCGAGGCGTTTGGCGTGGGAGCGaagccctctccctctctctctctcccgttggcggcttgcgcgcgcgCTTCCAGCCTCGGAACGCACGAGCTCATGCTCATGCCGCCGCTCCCGGTTGTTCGTCTTCCGCTTCCTCCTTCCGCCGCTCATGCGGCCCCCACGGCGCAGTGGCCGCGAGCTCTCCGCCACCGCGGTGGGGGCGGCATCGAGGCGCGGGGTGATGGCCGCGGGCGAGGGCGGCGTGGGGTAGTGTGCGCcatggcggcgggggaggccgGGCCCGGGCCCGGGCCGGCGCCCTCCAGGACCCAGGTGAGCCAGCGATCGATACTCGCCACTCGCGTTTgcactttttctttttatgggTTGGGTTGCGCTTGCGCCGCCGtttgggagcggcggcggcggcggggggtggAGGTGGGGATCGGAGCGTGTTAATTATAAAGACGATATAGATGAAGAGAGGATTATATACCTCATCACCCGTCTTTCCGGGGCTAGGGGCTTTGCTGTTTATGAGCATTTCAATGGTGCATTTCCATTGTGACATtgtgaaagagagaaaaagttGCCAATGCCTGTTTAGAGTCAAATTTTTTTCTCATGCAATATTGTGGATGATTCAAGGCTATTCAGCCTAACGCAACTGACACTCTGTTTTTGTCACCTATAGGGCGTTTCAATGTAATCAGTATCTTCAAATACAACAGCTGCACGTTCTGCTTTTTATTTGTCCATTCATGCAatgtatttttaagtttttgttttttttttttgactgaaaagTTTTCATGTCTGTGAGGGGAttttaaagttatttttttagataatggaatagcgGCCTTTGCTCAAACGAGCTACATCCAATTATTACACCAAATCACTCAAAACGAGTGCAACTCAAAGCAAACTTAAAAGAACTCTTCCAAACATAAAGCAAACACAAACTCATAAACGAAATAcaattattgaattctatttgtgaatctttATCCGAAGTTGACAAAAAGCTGCATAATTGTCGTCTCAAGATTACGACATGCAGACTTTAAAAGCTTGTAGCTTTCATCACACTTTTTGTAGTTGTACCTAGGATTGGAACCAATACGTTGCCTTGAAAAGAACCTGCATATAGGAcatagatggtgatttgtcaaaaacaaTATCATTCCTACTCAACCATAGAGCCCAACATATAGCAGATGCTCCTATAAGAATAAGTTTACTGGTTTTTATCAACCCCTACAAGCCAATTTTCAAAGATATGGGATATATTATGTGGAAGGTATAAACCAGATGACAACAGCTCTCCAAAGAAATTTTGCAAAGTGACACTCCATAAAAAGATGTTGAATAGTCTTATTTTTCATACAGAAACATCTCAAACTACCATTCCAATTTCTCCTAGTTAAGTTGTCCTTTGTCAACACTACCTCTTAAACAGgtaccacataaaaatcttaatcttaagagACATCTTAAGTTTCCAGATAATCATATTCTTCACAATGTTACCATTGTTTATTAAAGCTAAGTACATCGAAAGAATGGAGAACTAACCATTTTGATGAAAAttccatctaaaaaaaatcactttctTCTTTCAAATGAATATGAACTATTGATGCATATAAATTATGCTAATAAGCCAAATTCTGACCTACTAAAGCTCTTCTAAAAGAAACATTCATTGGGACATAATTCATAACATTTGCAATTGAAGAATTTCTCCTTCAAACTATAGCATATAAAGACGGGTACCTATCTGGCTGTCTTTAAAGGAATAACTACCTATCCATCTATCCTCCCGAAATCTGATTTGTTCACCATTATTCACTATCCAGGAACCCATGTTTAAGATAGTACTCTTAACTTTCATGAGACCCGACCAAAAATGGGAATCCCCTTGTTTCATATCAACTTGAAAAATTGATTGATTATTAAAATATTTCCTTTTCAATAAGTCTTGCCAAACACCTTGCTCATTTATAAGTTTAAATAAACAACCATTTACTCAAAAAACATTTATTTTGAACTTCCAAATTATGAACGCCTAGACCTCCTTGATCTTTGGGTTGACATATTATGTCCCATCTTAAAATTATGAACGCCTAGACCTCCTTGATCTTTGGGTTGACATATTATGTCCCATCTTAAAATTATGAACGCCTAGACCTCCTTGATCTTTGGGTTGACATATTATGTCCCATCTTATAAGTCTATACTTCCTTTTATGATCATCACCTTGCCAAAAGAAAtgtgatctataataatcaattttttgaaGAACCCCTTTTGGAATTTCaaaaaaagatatcataaacataACTAAACTTGAAAGCATAGAATTAATCAATACCAATCTCCCTCTTACTACATATGCTTGCCTTTCCAATTACTAAGTTTCTTTTCAATTCTTCGCTCAATTATTTTCCAATCTTTGTTACTAAGTGTTCTAAAATGCATTGGAATGCCAAGATACCTAACAGGAGAAGTACCAAGCTTACAGCCAAAAATATTAGAATATTGTTCTTGACAGTCCTGAGcctgaccaaaacaaaataattcactttGTGAAAATTTAATTTCGGGCCAGATAACTTTTCAAAAACAAATAGTATCAATTTCAAATTCTTAGCCTTCTGTAAATCATGCTCCAAGAAAATAATAGTATCATTTGCATATTGAAAAATAGATAAACCATCATCCACCAAATGTGGAACCCCACTAATTTGACGACGTCTCTGGAACAACAGATAACTTCTCCATTGGAGTGTCTTGAGACTGAACTGGCTCCACCATAGAAGTATCCTTGACTAAACCATCATATTCTTCATCCGACACATTCAAACCATTAGACTCTGGCAACAACAAAGTCTGAGTAGTAGGCAAAGAAGTAGCACTCTTCTGACTACACTGGCCAGCAACATTCACCTTATTACCTTTGTCAGAATTAATAAAATCTGATTCCTTACTCAAACCATGCATCTTACTTCCTTCATCATTCTTTTCCTCATCCCTATCACCATCATTTTTCATATCCATGGGTTCAGGCTCATCATGCCCATTTTTAGGCTTCACTTTAAAAGATAGTTCGTACAAATAATCACCAATGCCCACATCAACCACATCAGGAATTAAAGATGGATCTAGCACTAAGACTTGTAACCGAGCTATGTCATATCTTCTAGTAAAATGCATATCAACCATTTTAGTAATACCAGATAGAACCAACAACCCAAATGATTAAGTATTCCCTCAACTCAGAAGGTAACCCTTTACACTGAACCCAAACCTTTGGAATCACATATTTAACCTCATTACCAACCCCTCTTTCCACTATCTGCATTTTAATTTCACCAACCTTAGTGTACACTATACCTCATTCCACCATGCGTTTAGTTCAGCAGCAGAAGGAAAAATAGTGCGAAAAGTATTGTCACCGTTATCTTGAACCTCCCACTTCCATTTACCTGGAATTAACCTTTCCAACTAAGAGATAATAGAATTCACTGACATCTGTCCACCAGTCACTTTGATCAAAGCCACCTTAGGCTCATACTTTATCTTCTGGCTAGCAGAAAGAGGAATATGAAAAATACCCAAACCATCCACTGCATAACCACAAAGTTCAGTTGAAGGTTTATTATTTGATCTAAAGATCGGACAACGAGAACCAACATGGTCCTCACTTTCACAAACCTCACAGTAAAACTTCGAAGAGCATTCCTGCAGTGTGTGCCCCTTTGTATAGCATGTATAACAATAAGGATTCTTACTCAAGCCTTTACTGTCTACCTTTGATTTACCTTTGTTACTGTCAACCTAATGTTGCTAAATCATTTGTTTAGATGATAATGGATAAGATCTCCAGCGGTGAAGAAGTTGGCGGTGCTGGGGGTGCGTACTCATACAACGCATTGAAAAGACTGGATCAAATATGGTCTAGCATATGTGAAGCGCAATCAGGTATGGTCCCTCAATCCTCACTCAACAATTATATAGAATAGGGTAGTCTGCGATTGGAGAAGTGAGTCGTCCTGACCAaatatgttttgttttgttggatACTTAATTCAGTAATTTCGAATCATTGAATTCCGGTAGCTGGTTCCTTATTTGAAACAAGAAAAGTGCTTTTGGAAGTAGGAAATCCACAATTAGAGTATCCTATAATTTAGTTTAGAGGTAGGAGTATCCATTTCATTCTTTCATTTTCGCCAAACATCAACCATGCATTAGTGACAGTCCAATTTTAGCTCACACGCGGTCAGCTTTCTTAGCACATGGAAGTACTTTGCTTCACTAAGCAAACTATTGCAGGTTTTACTCATCCCTCTGTGCTATGCCTAGATAAAATTATTTTCTGTGCAAGCAAGAGATTGAAATGTGCTTTATTTGGTGAGCTCCTAGATTGACATAGTT encodes:
- the LOC4345596 gene encoding chromatin remodeling protein EBS, encoding MAKTKQGKRDVDSYTISGTNKVVRVGDCVLMRPVDSDNQPYVARVEKMELDGRGSVRVRVRWYYRPEESKGGRRQFHGAKELFLSDHFDMQSANTIEGKCVVHSFKNYTKLDNVGPEDFFCRFEYKAATGAFTPDRVAVYCKCEMPYNPDDLMVQCDDCKDWFHPSCMSMTIEQAKKLDHFVCSDCVKENGAKRPSHAYAGSTKYEPKAESKRQRR